One window from the genome of Rhodopirellula halodulae encodes:
- a CDS encoding DEAD/DEAH box helicase: protein MRNQRAPRTGRGSRPARFEEPVDTIALLESVGPVETPTDVESFDELDLSPVMRRAVAEAGFTKPSPIQGALIPHALDGKDVIGQARTGTGKTAAFSIPILEQLDSLEDCRDPQAIVIVPTRELADQVASEAERLARGVPTEIAVLSGGKNMNRQLRQLENGVQMVVGTPGRVHDHLKRGTLRTHKVWCVVLDEADRMLDIGFRPQIERIMRQCPRSRQTLLLSATLPPVVRRLAESYMHEPIVIDCCRDEMAVDTIEQRYFTIAQDEKFDLLESLLKREKPEQAIIFCRTKRGTDRLYRKLSREYGSACGAIHGDLQQRERDRVLQNLRDGKLKLLVATDVVGRGIDISTISHIVNFDVPQDCDDYVHRVGRTGRMGRDGVAYTFVVPGEGEILTSIEQRINKLLIQDKLDGFQTPAEKAAAVAAAAPAPEKETKRTLNPMTRKRPRRR from the coding sequence ATGAGAAACCAACGAGCACCGCGTACAGGACGCGGATCACGGCCGGCACGCTTCGAAGAACCGGTCGACACCATCGCCCTTTTGGAATCCGTCGGCCCGGTGGAAACACCCACCGACGTCGAGTCCTTTGACGAGCTGGATCTTTCACCAGTCATGCGTCGGGCGGTCGCCGAAGCAGGCTTCACCAAACCCTCACCCATCCAAGGCGCGTTGATCCCGCATGCCTTGGATGGCAAAGACGTGATCGGGCAGGCTCGCACCGGCACCGGGAAAACCGCCGCCTTCAGCATTCCGATCCTGGAACAACTCGATTCGCTGGAAGATTGTCGTGATCCCCAGGCGATCGTGATCGTTCCAACGCGTGAGTTGGCGGACCAAGTCGCCAGTGAGGCCGAAAGGCTCGCTCGTGGCGTCCCCACAGAAATCGCCGTCCTCTCCGGCGGCAAGAACATGAATCGCCAATTGCGGCAACTGGAAAACGGCGTCCAAATGGTCGTCGGCACCCCGGGTCGTGTCCACGATCACCTCAAACGCGGCACCCTGCGGACTCACAAGGTTTGGTGCGTCGTGTTGGACGAAGCTGACCGAATGCTCGACATTGGGTTTCGGCCTCAGATCGAGCGGATCATGCGTCAGTGCCCTCGCAGCCGCCAAACGTTGCTGCTGTCCGCAACACTTCCACCGGTCGTCCGCCGTTTAGCTGAAAGCTACATGCACGAACCCATCGTGATCGATTGCTGCCGAGACGAAATGGCGGTCGACACGATCGAACAGCGCTACTTCACGATTGCGCAAGACGAAAAGTTTGACCTGCTGGAATCGCTACTGAAGCGAGAAAAACCTGAACAGGCGATCATATTCTGCCGCACCAAACGCGGAACCGATCGGCTCTACCGAAAACTCTCTCGGGAATACGGATCGGCCTGCGGTGCGATTCACGGCGATTTGCAACAACGCGAGCGAGACCGTGTGCTGCAGAATCTGCGAGATGGCAAATTGAAACTGTTGGTCGCGACGGATGTCGTGGGTCGCGGAATTGATATCAGTACGATCTCACACATTGTCAACTTCGACGTCCCGCAAGACTGCGATGATTATGTGCACCGCGTTGGACGAACCGGCCGAATGGGCCGCGATGGTGTGGCGTACACCTTTGTCGTTCCCGGCGAAGGCGAGATCCTGACCAGCATCGAACAGCGCATTAACAAGCTGCTCATTCAGGACAAATTGGACGGTTTCCAAACTCCGGCAGAGAAGGCCGCAGCGGTGGCGGCAGCAGCGCCCGCTCCGGAGAAAGAGACAAAGCGGACCCTCAACCCTATGACACGGAAACGCCCCCGGCGGCGTTGA